From the genome of Primulina huaijiensis isolate GDHJ02 chromosome 11, ASM1229523v2, whole genome shotgun sequence:
ATCCTCTGCATCTATTTAATGACCGTCTTTGACTAAAAACACCTGATACAATNaaaaaaaaaaaaaaaaaaaaaaaaaaaaaaaaaaaaaaaatccattcgTTAAATATGATGGACCATTTCTTGGGAGCCAttgttataaatttaaatgCCCCTGTTTTATTTAACATCTATTCTAGTTTATATAGCATATCTTATTAGTACAAACCACgttgatgaaaatatatttttattaatctcCACCACGTAAAATGACTTTTATTTCTTTACTTAATTGCAGACGGAATTTTCAACCCTCGAAAGTTTTATTTTGTTGGAAGttcaaaaaaataagaaaggaaaatggttaataaattataaactgACGAGCAAAACTAGAGCATTGGatgagattatatatatatatagaaagtaaaaaaaagtaTACTCTTTATCTggaatatttaaaaagaaatctCAAATGCATTTTTGTCAATTTATAAGATAAAAAAACACAACTAAAATTTTTATAGAGTAAGTAACAAAGCTATTATGTAATCTATTTTTTCTAAATTAATCCGAAGAAGTATTCTTTATTGGATACGCCCGATGCGTTGTTCTACCGATTAAAACAAGTGggctttaaaaaaaaaggatttcATATGTTTTAAATCGATGGATTATGATATGTTTTTGTTCTATACGATTTTTGTTCGTTTTATTCTATTTTTGATTCGCTATGATTCATTGTTTCATGTTCAAatgcactgttatgattcaaaTTTCATATGATATCAGtattctaaaatattaaaaggcACGGACGGAGCCACATGGCTTAATACCTGGGCTAAAGCCCAGGTggcctaattttttttaaaaaaattttatataattttggaataatatgatactAGCCCGGGtcgatcaatttaaaatattaaaagattctagAGTTTAGAATTCTAGCCCAGgcagagccatatttctggctccgccactgttAAAAGATATAGCCCTTACGCGATAGGTTATAGTAACTGTGATATGCCATGATTTGATAGTTCATGATAATCGTTATATGCCATCACCCATTAGCAAAGTAATATAGAGGATTGATCACCAAAACATAGATgataagataaaatatttatgcatTAGTCTATGTTATATTCATCATAAGTTATGGTTTTTGCCATGCTATGttcttttcaaaatattcattaattttttttatttgttatttgttGTAGATGGACGATCCACTTCTTGAAATAGACTGATTACGAAGACTTGTCACATGATGACGAGCAGAAGATGTTTGGGGCTGGTTATGAAGACTTATTTACGTTATTTCCTGCACTTAAGATTTTGTTGAAGTTTGATCATATCAAAGTTGCATACTTCTGAGTTCCGCATTTGAATTCTTTTATTATTGTAAAGATAGTTATCGTCCATGAAATAGGTTGGTTATGATCATTTGATGTATTACAAGacttattgttttcaatgttaaattattaaaaaatgctGGTGTCGAACATCCCGGACACGGGGCATGACAGTAATAATTTTTACTCATCGTTTAGCTTACAAAAGAGTTTATATGcatattcattttttaaaattagagaGAGAGACTGCTAAAAACATTACAACCTAAAAATTTGTATGAAAGTATTCCGAAATTGACAGTCGCTTTGAATGAATCCAGTGGGTAAAAAAAACTACATATCATAATAATGAGTTATTTATAATCATCACATCAGTGATACTGAATCGTCGACCAGGATTATGAAATGAATCAAAAGTTGGTTTTAAAACATATGGAGATTTTGATGTACTTGAAGTGTGCAAGTCCTATTTCAACTTAATTAGTTGGAGACCAACATGAGATTGGtgacaaatttataaataggCTATGTGAGCCTATCATTGGACATAACATTCAGCAAAAGATTTTCGAAATCTTCTTCTCTCAAACCCTAGTGTTGGCTGAAATATTCCTTTAAAAGAAGAGTTATATTCGTTTAACATTCAGAATAGTTGGAACCAATTTCAAACATGATTTGTTTGGAggtattaatttttaaacacCCCGTTGATGTTTATTTATCCATAGTGTTTTTGGGTTAGACATTTACCGAGGGATTCCCCTACTTGTTTTATTGTGTATTTTTTTGTGTTCTGTgttattttgtgattttattgtgTATTATAAAATCTTGTTAGCTCTATGATATTTTTGGATAGTTTTTACTATTGTTGTGTCTGACCGacatatttttatgatatttgagATTTTTGAGCATATATTTGAGTATTTGATTTTCTGACACGTCTTATTTACGAGGGATTATGAAGAAATTTTTATAGGCTCAAAAGTAAATTTTTAACCTGTTTCTACTGTTTAATAAttaatcatgttttgcgtgttaataaaatatgattagaTTAATGAGCCCTCACATTTGGCATCAAAACGTAAACTGAGATATGCTCAAACTAGAGTCATCACACTTGAGTCTACGAACATAAACTATGCGCTTGTGTTCTCTATTTGAAACTACTTGCGTGGTGTGATTTAATGTTAGTATCTTAGCTATATGACATGAAATGAAGGAGTGATGAGAGGAAGACATGGGCGTCCTGCTGGAGGAGCTTCCCAAAATGTCAAAGTTGAGGTACAACAATTAACCCATTGAATTGATGAGATGGAGTTAGTAGTGGCTAGATTTCAAGATATGAATCAATCGAAATTTTTTTGGTAATGAATAAAGTGAGTGATGATAGGGATGGTTGAGGCATATGGACTATCTCTTTAACATGGTAAATTATGAATCTGATAGACAATTGAAGTTGACAGTTTTTTAGTTACGTGATCATACGTAGCATTGGTGGGATATTACTACCAAAGTATTGCTGGAAGCAGGTAAGGAAATCACTTGGGAGGTTTTTCGTGCCAAATTCACCCATGAATACTTTCCATCATCCTATTAATCTAGGAAGTCAGAATTTAATTGATTGGTTAAGGGCAACATGATTGTTGAAGAATATGTATCTCATGTGGCTGTTAGTGATAAGGGCAAGTGAAGGATCGTGTGTTCATACCTTGAGGTACTTCAAAaacaatattctccaatgagctacaataactcgtgttctaagaatgttaacaccaaTAAATTAAATCGATCTTGGTTAAAgtaccaagcggaaaatactcgaagtaatcttcGTGAAGAAAGCTGCTATATTAgaaagccttttaacttgtgtaaactgaataactgaaaaacagAGGATCAGTTctggcatatatcagttcagttatggtgaaaacttaactgacggatgctctaactgatcaaatcaatttgaaaacGATAGTTTAACAGTAagatacacaagatatgtttatggatgttcggagacttcaactgctcctacgtcaccccttcttccacctcgggtaggattcactagaagactttaatttatacaactacttgtacaaacccagtTAGCTTAGTACTTACACTACTGCATAgactgaactcctagcctagactgaaggtagtacctttcagccaacacttttttaacgtctgtgtgtcaaagactacatacacaagtttattgtctttgtgtaAGACTGtattgagtggtggtgtgtgtgcttgtgtgtgagaacttgaacaatgaatacaccgagaaggtgttctcacacactgagggaaaaagAGCTTCTAAAGTaagctgatatatcttttgtattccctctgggctgattgcttcttgaaagctgataaGCAATAGGCGTGCCCTTTTTGTATCTTCACACACTCTCTTATTTTTGTtcgtcttcactgatcttctatttattgGCGGGAAACTGATtatacagtgagactcaataattgtatatGTTGCGGCTTGAATTCGTTCCTTGAGATTCGTGTCTCAACTTTTCCCACACACATTCAGGAACCTCTCGACTTTAAtctttgctgcaacgtccattattgtactattcATAGTACATATGTTTTACCCAGTACGCACAACTGGATTCcattgaataagcttgtcgtgttctgtaaactgattgattcctaactgctgctctgaactggtcttgaattagtttgatgaaatcagttggctcgtcagttggactgatttcactgattcagttgaactggtcagttggatTCTTCATCATTTGAGATCTTCATTagctggtcgggcttctgaaggtcttcttcTAAATCGcttatcaactgatcaatcagttgaaatggtctttgatacatcagttggactgattcagtttgagcAATCAGTTGGCACCTTCAGTTTGTCCTTCGAAAGCTTCAGTTTAggctcggtaactgatcagttagaagcCTTATCAGTTTCAGCTTCTTGCGCACTTAGATAAAtcattataaacaaaataacaagttttaatatcatcaaaaacaagattgcaaacataaaatgttccaacagCAAGCTTTCAAAGTTTATGGAAGGATTAGACAATAAGGTTTACCCTTTCCTTATGATTGGTTTGCCTATGACTTATGCAGAGTCTTTGGATAAGGTGATAGGGATCGATTCAGGACTGCGACGAGGCAGACTACCTCAGGATCCTCAGATACCCAGTGGTGGTGCATATGTTCCAATGAGTACATCTTATCCACCTCATCAATCATAGCAACAACAGAAGCCATAGAAATTCAAATCAAAGGAGAAtcaatttaaaaagaaataccAATCGAGTTCTTATAGTTCTTATGGTTCTAGGAGTGGTTTGGGGATGCCATACTCTGGTATTCCTATTGGTCAATGAAGAGGAGTACCTGATAATTACTCTTGCTTGTTCTCATTTACTCTCGCAATGTTTCCTTGTTCTCGTGATTTCTTTGTGCGTTCTTGCGCATAATTCTTGTTTTCCTTCGTAATTCCTTCTCACATTTTACAGGAGACTGAAGATACTGCTGACGTTGAGCCCCATGTTGTCAATACCGTTGACAACATTGACTCTTCTGATTATGGTGTAAGTCATTCTTTCTCCACCAAGTTCTACACTGAAGCTGCATTAGTCATATGGCCTCTCTATGTGAATAGATAATTTATTGAAGAGAATAACATTGACATGGAGGTCtataaacaacaaaatttgACGGCATTCTTCAAAGATCGAGGAATTCTTGATACGATTTTCAAGTTCTCCATGATTGTCATCAATGAATTCTACAATACCCCCACGGATGAAGAAGATGAAATCACGGCAGACATCAATGCTATCACTGATGTACTTACTGATGGGCTAATCACTGAATTCCCCAGTCGCCCGATGCGTCTGTCTGCAGCAAGTCTAACTTCTTTCTATTCAGTCCTGCACAAGACAACAATACGCAACTGGACTCCCTCCACTAACACGACTCTGATTACCATGCCACAAGCAATTGTGGTATTTGCTATTGGGACGGCAAGACATTTCACTTTTGGCAACCTTGTTTTTAAAACGGTTCTTCAATTCGCCGAGGGTGGGTTGAAGTCAACAAAGCTCCCTTTTCCATCCCTAATCTTTAGGATACTGGAGTCACAGATGTTCCTTAAAGACGATGATGAGATCCTTTATGATGTGAGCAAAACTCTAAAGATCGCTCATACCTATTTCAGGAGTAACAAGAAACTGGACATACCTTGGTCAGCGACTGGTGTTGCCACTGGTGTTTGTAACACGACGTCCACATCCACTTCCACTCTTGAAGGCTACGTCATGCTCTCTGCCTCTCATCTATAGGTACAAATTGACTTTGGTTTGCAACAGATCCAAAAGGCCAAAGATCTCATTGCCTACTATGAAGAAAACGTGGCTGAGTATAGGCTACTGTTGGAAGTTGGCCTACATTCTGGCCAAAAAGATGGAGCAGAAGAACAAAAAATGACAGAGAAAAATGATGCTAAAAATGCTGAAACATCTGCTGGAGGAGCTAAGACTGATGAACCTATTGAAGCATCTGGACGAGGAAtagatgattttattttgtctGTTACgctgtgttttatttttttttattttctttgttgGTTCGCTCTTATAACTGTTTGTTGTTTAATGAATTCTGATTCACGACTTCTTATGTCTTCTAGTGTTCTAAGTTGGTGTTGACAACACTGTCAACAACACTAATGATCTAAAATGTTTAATTCAGGGGGAGAGAACTTTAACTCAGGGATAGATACATTCTAATGCAGGAGGAGCTCAACTTAATGCTAAAATGACGAAGATTATCATTTTTTGATGTTTTGTCAAGAAAGacaaaaagaagaaattgacatgaatattttattctttatttatttttgctaaattgataatatcaatttaagattttacctttttaaattataagatcTTGCTTGATTTATTTCTACATGACAAGATCTTACTTGATTTATCTCTAGATATtataggatttgtttttaatatgatttttatccctaagatattttatccttgtttaaaagagttttatccctaatgaaaattttgtttccatattttataactCTTTTATGGAATTGTTTTTAGGTCAAATATTGGTTATAAATATAGAGTGCCTTATAGCCGTGACAGAGGTTTTTAGAGTGGTCGGCAGAGGAGTTCTtgcatagaagaaaaatatgagAGCCGAGCCTATTTTGATGAGAAGTTTTAGTGTGATTGGTTGATCATTTTGTGCAGCTGCTGAAGTTTTTCGTGTGATCGGTTGATCATTTTGCCCAGCTGCTGGAGTTTTTCTGAACGTACACAAGTTCAGTATTGAAGATTTTCGTGTGAAAAGTTTGTGTGATTGATTCACATAATTACCGTGTCGCTGATTGGTGTTAACGACACTCAAGAACATCATTGCGCGAAGTGTTGGGTGAAGAGTGGTTTCGTTTGGTTTAAGCAATACGCTTCTATTTGTTTCATGCATCTAGTATttactttgaattttttatgcaATTTAATTCTTTGGAGTGTCAAGGAATTTGGTTTTGTTATCCTCGctattattgttttggtataaacgatttacatatttttctaatGAATTTTTTCATGAGGTGTAcaagtatttatatttttatataatttaaacatgtcatttatttattaaaattatatttgtgtgTTTATAATTAATTTCTGCGACATGTTGTGCGCTCATGTTGACAACACTGTACCACAACACTAAAAATCTTATAcacacaatatatttatttcttgtaCTTTTATGATCAACAACGACCTTTTACAAACCTTAAATGGTCTCCGTATATGGAGATTCTTCCTAAAACATAGCCCTAAAAATCCCCTTTTGATTATGGATGGAACCACCGCATTTTGGGtgcaatcttttttattttttcactcaTATATACAAAGAAAtgccaaaaaaataattgaaaaaaataaaggcTACTCTAAACTTGATGATCTACTCCATCGTTTCTTCAAATATTCACCAAGTGAATGAGGACTGCTTTGATCCAGACTACTGAATGAAGTTGAGTAATCATTCACATCAAGAAATGCAAGACTTAAATGTGATTCTGCACTTGAATTTGGATAAACTTCGTCGTCATCGTGATTTTCTGAATCATCATGCGGTTTTAACCCGTTCATACATTCTTCTTCTCCTTTGAGGATCTTTAGTATCTGAAATATTCAACTAAGGATAAGGGCAGTAATCTCAAAACCGAGATGACGAACAATATGTGGTAAACCAACAGCGGATCCAAGGTTTCTGGTGCTGGTGGCAACATTGAgactcaaaatatattttaagaatAAAGTTTGTAGTTTAAAAAATCTGCACATTGAATTAAATATTTAGTCATTTAAGAACGACGGGTGCCCTCCAATGGATCTGCACCAGATGGTAGAGATGCCAAAGAGTACCATATACCTGGCACATTTTGGGACGCAGGCGTGCTGCTTGAGTTAGGCACAAAGTAGCTGCTAGAGCCATTCTTTTCACTTGAATGTCATCGAAATTGCTATCCAAATTTGGGTCCAATATGCTCGTCAAATCGCCAGTTTCTAGTTTGGGTTTTGCCTACAGGCGAAAAACAATTTAGTATAATGCTCAGAAAAACGTAAAAGCAGAGCAAATTTCAGTCAGATGCTTATGCATGTTCTTGTTACTTACCCACATCACTAAGCTTTCTTGATCCTTTGTCATCTCAAGTCCAATAGGTTTCCTACCCGATAACAATTCTAGTAGAACGACACCGAAAGCATATACATCAATCTTGTCACTTACTTTACCGTACATAAAATACTCAGGAGCAAGATAACCAAATGTTCCAACTACATCACTATCTGTCAAGAAAGATGCCTTTGTAGGTCCCCAGATAGCCAATCCAAAGTCACTCAACTattggaaaaaaaacaaaatataggcACTAATTTAACTTTTGAATTActtgaaaaaatttaaagttttctGCACCAAGTTATGATGGAGTACCTGTGGTTCTAATTCGTCCGTGAGAAGAATATTTGATGATTTAACATCTCTGTGAATAACAGGCCTTTGACATTCGTTGTGCAAGTAATTTAGTGCTTCAGCTATcccaaaagctattttaaatctTACTGCCCATGAGAGTACTGAATCTTTCGTTCTATCACTACCTGATCAAATCTCAGATGTTAGTTGGAGTTCACCTagttttttaagaaaaagttCACTATTCACGTTTAACTTACCATGTAGATTATCTTCTAAATTCCCTTTGGACAAAAGATCATAAACAGATACGAGATTGCTACTGCTTTCTACGCATATACCAAGTAAAGGTGTTATTCTTTCGTGCTTCACTGTGGTCATTATGGCAAACTCCTGTATAAAATCCTTCCACGCCTCTTCTGAAGATTGCAATACCTTTATTGCAACAGGTTTCCCTTCAGGAAGAACCCCTTTATACACACGGTTACTTCCTCCTTTACCAATCAAATTTCCTGTATTTATCCATACAAACATAGAAAATGTGAGCCCAAAATGCAAAagacattaaattaaattttcaaaaaaaaaattcttatttaaAGAAAAGCCACCTAGGGAGAATCCAGAAGTGGATTTCTTGATAAAGTCATGGCTGAAAACTTGGCAGCACGATGAATTTTCGTTGAGTATAAGTTCCAGATCTTCCGGCAACTCCAGATGATGGGCTAGTCGGTCCAGAGATCGGTGAGGTAAGTTCATTACCCACTGCACTACTGACATTTCTCTTGCTTCAAGTGCTGGTTGAGTTACTGAACTAGCTGTTTGGAGTAGAGGCCAACCAGGCCTTTGTTTCGTAAAATCCTCCACTGGCAAAGAAATTAAACTCAAAGAGCTTCTCCTTAGTCTAGAAACAGAGTCAAGTACATCATTCTCTCTTCCATCACAACTAAGTCTACTCGTTTCCGATATCTCAGATTCTTCAAACTCAGACAGGTAATCTTTGAATTTATGGCagcgttttttaaaataaaaactcgGTTTTGGGTCGTCACTAAGACCTGGAGAACCATCACAATATGTTCAGATTCCAGTTTAAATCCAAACTGAGTTCCATTCTATTTTGAAGAATTACGACAGACCTTCAAGGTGACTCGTTGAACACCTGCTGAACACAATTTTACCATTGTGTATTGCCATAACTTCTGTGCTTTGAGGCAGACGTTTTGCACAATATTTAGCAATTGAATTCCATCCCctcaaaaagggaaaaaatagATATACTTTTAATCCGGATTTCACATAgaatatacaaaaaataaacaaagaaag
Proteins encoded in this window:
- the LOC140988566 gene encoding protein kinase STUNTED-like, with protein sequence MRLNLGRKNVVVGIRFDEHTQELLDWAVVKVADSGDNVVAVHVCRNSDFVSKQRALLDGYLEDCRGLCDRRQVSLSSEVVEGNSIRKILVREANKYAATAVTVGITNHNALGGWNSIAKYCAKRLPQSTEVMAIHNGKIVFSRCSTSHLEGLSDDPKPSFYFKKRCHKFKDYLSEFEESEISETSRLSCDGRENDVLDSVSRLRRSSLSLISLPVEDFTKQRPGWPLLQTASSVTQPALEAREMSVVQWVMNLPHRSLDRLAHHLELPEDLELILNENSSCCQVFSHDFIKKSTSGFSLGNLIGKGGSNRVYKGVLPEGKPVAIKVLQSSEEAWKDFIQEFAIMTTVKHERITPLLGICVESSSNLVSVYDLLSKGNLEDNLHGSDRTKDSVLSWAVRFKIAFGIAEALNYLHNECQRPVIHRDVKSSNILLTDELEPQLSDFGLAIWGPTKASFLTDSDVVGTFGYLAPEYFMYGKVSDKIDVYAFGVVLLELLSGRKPIGLEMTKDQESLVMWAKPKLETGDLTSILDPNLDSNFDDIQVKRMALAATLCLTQAARLRPKMCQILKILKGEEECMNGLKPHDDSENHDDDEVYPNSSAESHLSLAFLDVNDYSTSFSSLDQSSPHSLGEYLKKRWSRSSSLE